A region from the Poecilia reticulata strain Guanapo linkage group LG12, Guppy_female_1.0+MT, whole genome shotgun sequence genome encodes:
- the LOC103473443 gene encoding uncharacterized protein LOC103473443 isoform X1: MDKEEDLEILGEELYSLIYPKHREDAAKLTGMLLELPAAVLSQMLQDEAMLTAAVEKALRALQLAPKASEVAQKDEDDVSQSSDSLGEQLFELVDVYNTGHSQKVTALCTGMLLEQHRDVVLQLLSDPKLLEEHVNLALKTLKEQNIEETDHASEADETDRLGEKLFSLVEQMDSLHANDITGMLLEMDAASLQQLLSDHTKLQVAVQKAQAVLDTES, from the exons ATGGATAAAGAAGAAGATTTGGAGATACTTGGTGAAGAGCTGTACTCTCTGATCTACCCCAAACACAGGGAGGATGCTGCAAAACTCACAG GTATGTTGCTCGAGCTTCCAGCTGCTGTTTTGAGCCAGATGCTGCAGGATGAGGCCATGCTGACTGCAGCTGTGGAGAAAGCTCTCAGAGCTCTGCAGTTGGCACCGAAGGCCAG TGAGGTGGCGCAGAAAGATGAGGATGACGTGTCCCAGTCTTCCGACTCTCTCGGGGAGCAGCTGTTTGAGTTAGTGGATGTTTACAACACTGGTCACTCACAGAAAGTCACAG CCTTGTGCACAGGAATGCTTTTGGAGCAGCACAGAGACGTGGTTTTACAGCTCTTGTCAGATCCCAAACTGCTGGAGGAACACGTGAATCTTGCCCTGAAGACGCTGAAAGA GCAGAACATAGAGGAGACGGACCATGCTTCAGAGGCTGACGAGACAGACAGGCTGGGAGAGAAGCTCTTCTCATTGGTCGAGCAGATGGATTCACTGCATGCGAATGACATCACAG GTATGCTCCTGGAGATGGACGCCGCTTCTCTCCAACAGCTGCTCAGTGACCACACAAAGCTGCAGGTTGCAGTTCAGAAAGCACAGGCAGTGCTGGATACTGAGAGCTAA
- the LOC103473443 gene encoding polyadenylate-binding protein 3 isoform X2 has protein sequence MDKEEDLEILGEELYSLIYPKHREDAAKLTGMLLELPAAVLSQMLQDEAMLTAAVEKALRALQLAPKASEVAQKDEDDVSQSSDSLGEQLFELVDVYNTGHSQKVTGMLLEQHRDVVLQLLSDPKLLEEHVNLALKTLKEQNIEETDHASEADETDRLGEKLFSLVEQMDSLHANDITGMLLEMDAASLQQLLSDHTKLQVAVQKAQAVLDTES, from the exons ATGGATAAAGAAGAAGATTTGGAGATACTTGGTGAAGAGCTGTACTCTCTGATCTACCCCAAACACAGGGAGGATGCTGCAAAACTCACAG GTATGTTGCTCGAGCTTCCAGCTGCTGTTTTGAGCCAGATGCTGCAGGATGAGGCCATGCTGACTGCAGCTGTGGAGAAAGCTCTCAGAGCTCTGCAGTTGGCACCGAAGGCCAG TGAGGTGGCGCAGAAAGATGAGGATGACGTGTCCCAGTCTTCCGACTCTCTCGGGGAGCAGCTGTTTGAGTTAGTGGATGTTTACAACACTGGTCACTCACAGAAAGTCACAG GAATGCTTTTGGAGCAGCACAGAGACGTGGTTTTACAGCTCTTGTCAGATCCCAAACTGCTGGAGGAACACGTGAATCTTGCCCTGAAGACGCTGAAAGA GCAGAACATAGAGGAGACGGACCATGCTTCAGAGGCTGACGAGACAGACAGGCTGGGAGAGAAGCTCTTCTCATTGGTCGAGCAGATGGATTCACTGCATGCGAATGACATCACAG GTATGCTCCTGGAGATGGACGCCGCTTCTCTCCAACAGCTGCTCAGTGACCACACAAAGCTGCAGGTTGCAGTTCAGAAAGCACAGGCAGTGCTGGATACTGAGAGCTAA
- the pdcl gene encoding phosducin-like protein, producing the protein MTTLDDKLLGEKLQYYYSSSEDEGSDNDDEDGERKTIRDAGATEPDIDYSADGSAVNTGPKGVINDWRKYKQLEVEQKQEQKKEMERLIKKLSMTCRSDLDLKKDKEEEKKLQDKIKSKMTMQEYNMLQEDEDDEDFLRQYRTQRIEEMRRQLCRGKRFERVQELGGGEEFLEALDKEDKSTLIMIHIYEPEIPGCDAMSGSLLCLAHEYPLVKFCCVRSSAISISALFRESALPALLVYKGGDLIGNFVRLTDQLGEDFFAVDLEALLQEYGLLPEKPAMVPKTLRNGAIIQSNASDEDSDLDID; encoded by the exons ATGACTACTCTGGATGACAAGCTGCTGGGTGAGAAGCTGCAGTACTACTACAGCAGCAGCGAGGATGAAGGCAGTGACAACGACGATGAAGATGGGGAGAGGAAGACCATCCGGGACGCGGGCGCCACTGAGCCGGACATAGACTACAGTGCAGACGGAAGTGCTGTCAACACAG GGCCGAAGGGAGTCATCAACGACTGGAGGAAGTacaagcagctggaggtggaacAGAAACAGGAGCAGAAGAAAGAGATGGAGAGACTGATAAAGAAGCTGTCGATGACGTGCCGCTCCGATCTGGAcctaaaaaaagacaaagaggaggagaagaagctgcaggacaaaattaaaagcaaa ATGACCATGCAGGAGTACAACATGCTACAGGAGGACGAGGACGACGAAGACTTCCTCCGGCAGTACCGCACGCAGCGCATCGAAGAGATGCGCCGCCAGCTCTGCCGCGGGAAGCGCTTCGAGCGGGTGCAGGAGCTCGGCGGCGGCGAGGAGTTCCTGGAGGCGCTGGACAAGGAGGACAAGAGCACGCTCATCATGATCCACATCTACGAGCCGGAGATCCCGGGCTGCGACGCCATGAGCGGCAGCCTGCTGTGCCTGGCGCACGAGTACCCGCTGGTGAAGTTCTGCTGCGTGCGCAGCTCGGCCATCAGCATCAGCGCGCTGTTCCGGGAGAGCGCTCTGCCCGCGCTGCTCGTCTACAAAGGAGGGGACCTGATCGGTAACTTCGTGCGGCTCACCGATCAGCTCGGGGAGGACTTCTTCGCCGTGGACCTGGAGGCGCTCCTGCAGGAGTACGGCCTGCTGCCGGAGAAGCCCGCCATGGTCCCGAAGACGCTGCGTAACGGAGCCATCATTCAGAGCAACGCGAGCGACGAAGACTCGGACCTCGACATAGACTAG
- the rpl28 gene encoding large ribosomal subunit protein eL28 yields the protein MSSHLQWMVIRNCSSFLIKRNGQTYSTEPNNLKSRNSFRFNGLVHKKTVGVQPAADGKGVVVVLKRRAGQHKPATSYVKVTINKNSRATLNSLRHIIRKNNYRKDLRMAALRRASAILKSQKPVVVKKKRTRAVKTA from the exons ATGTCGTCCCATTTGCAGTGGATGGTCATCAGGAACTGCTCCAGCTTCCTCATCAAGAGGAATGGACAGACCTACAGCACT GAGCCCAACAACCTGAAGTCCAGGAACTCTTTCCGCTTCAACGGCTTGGTGCACAAGAAGACCGTCGGTGTGCAGCCTGCAGCTGATGGCAAGGGTGTCGTGGTGGTGCTGAAGAGACgtgcag GCCAGCACAAGCCTGCCACGTCCTACGTTAAAGTCACCATCAACAAGAACTCCCGTGCCACCCTCAACAGCCTGAGGCACATCATTCGCAAGAACAACTACAGGAAGGATCTGCGCATG GCTGCCCTGCGTCGTGCCAGTGCTATCCTGAAGAGCCAGAAGCCTGTTGTGGTGAAAAAGAAGCGCACCAGGGCTGTCAAGACGGCATAA